In the Methanobrevibacter boviskoreani JH1 genome, one interval contains:
- a CDS encoding thermonuclease family protein has translation MKSRTYKILMITAILVVCVGLLTTVSAKYVGTGFSHDIPDDKYDGMTASEILNKYNDTTCHVEETAVCTKVVDGDTIYLDNGEKIRFADVNAPERGVKGYNASKNFVKKLCLDKEVSLDIDDEQPHDKYGRTVAVVIVDNKNLNEMMLKEGLVEVDQFPSEFNAYDWL, from the coding sequence ATGAAGTCTAGAACCTATAAAATATTAATGATAACTGCAATATTAGTGGTATGTGTTGGACTATTGACAACAGTATCTGCTAAATATGTTGGAACAGGATTTAGCCATGATATTCCAGATGACAAATACGATGGAATGACTGCTAGTGAAATATTAAACAAGTATAACGACACCACCTGCCATGTGGAAGAAACGGCAGTATGTACAAAAGTGGTCGATGGTGATACGATTTATTTAGACAATGGGGAAAAAATAAGATTTGCCGATGTAAACGCCCCTGAAAGAGGAGTCAAAGGTTATAATGCCTCCAAAAATTTTGTAAAAAAATTATGCCTTGATAAGGAAGTCTCACTGGATATTGATGATGAACAGCCACATGACAAATATGGAAGAACAGTTGCAGTTGTAATCGTTGATAATAAAAACCTTAATGAAATGATGCTTAAAGAGGGACTTGTTGAAGTAGATCAGTTCCCAAGTGAATTCAATGCATACGATTGGTTATAA
- a CDS encoding glycosyltransferase family 2 protein: MSDIKVSVILSVYNGEKYLKEAIESILNQSFKEIEIILVDDGSTDSSLDILKEYEKKDNRITIINNEENIGLGSSRNKALKIAKGEYITFVDSDDWIVEDCIKEAYTEAKENNTDITMFQMTNYNNDTREYHENDWSNLNQLDDSFYNCVFDSSHTRDFLFKLPVSACQKIYRRKFLENINAKFPDRIYFEDNPFFYYVWLKAERISLIKKHLYVRRVHSDSITGNCDRKFFDIIPSGVILFDMFVKNGYYEAYKKDLIDYRIDAFRLTMKCLSCDLKEDFYTLSKKEFNKISKSQYKDDFLEYMSSKNKTIFTDILNTENFQAFNEIWPPSKLKKE, from the coding sequence ATGTCTGATATAAAAGTTAGTGTAATATTGTCTGTTTATAATGGAGAGAAATATCTAAAAGAGGCCATTGAAAGTATCTTAAATCAGAGCTTTAAAGAAATCGAGATAATTCTTGTAGACGACGGATCTACAGACTCCAGTCTGGACATTCTAAAGGAATATGAAAAGAAAGACAACAGAATCACAATTATAAATAACGAAGAGAATATTGGACTTGGCTCAAGTAGAAACAAAGCATTGAAAATAGCTAAAGGAGAATATATCACCTTTGTTGACAGCGATGATTGGATTGTAGAAGATTGTATTAAAGAGGCATATACCGAGGCAAAAGAAAACAACACCGATATTACAATGTTTCAGATGACCAACTACAATAATGATACTCGAGAATATCATGAGAATGATTGGTCCAATCTAAATCAGCTAGATGACAGTTTTTACAATTGCGTTTTTGATAGCAGCCATACTAGGGATTTCCTATTTAAGCTACCTGTCAGCGCATGTCAGAAGATCTATAGAAGGAAATTTCTAGAGAACATTAATGCTAAGTTTCCAGATAGGATATATTTTGAGGACAATCCATTCTTCTATTATGTGTGGCTTAAAGCTGAAAGGATTTCACTAATCAAAAAACACCTATATGTAAGAAGGGTTCACTCTGATTCCATTACAGGTAACTGTGATAGGAAATTCTTTGACATCATACCTAGTGGTGTGATTTTATTTGACATGTTTGTTAAAAACGGTTACTATGAGGCCTATAAAAAGGACCTGATAGACTATAGAATAGACGCATTTAGATTAACAATGAAATGTTTGAGTTGTGACTTAAAAGAAGATTTTTACACCCTATCAAAAAAAGAATTCAATAAGATTTCAAAGAGCCAATACAAAGATGATTTTCTAGAATATATGAGTAGTAAGAACAAGACCATCTTCACAGATATACTTAATACAGAAAACTTTCAAGCATTTAATGAGATATGGCCACCTAGTAAACTAAAAAAAGAGTAG
- the gatA gene encoding Asp-tRNA(Asn)/Glu-tRNA(Gln) amidotransferase subunit GatA: protein MNVLEKANAIKNGELTALENVNNYIKVIDEKNPSINAFIEINKENAINKAKEIDEKISNGEEVGQLAGIVFGIKANINVEDYTISAASKTLEDYIGSYDATVIKRIKAEDGIIIGINNMDEFAAGSSTETSYYGVCNNPAAPGRITGGSSGGGAASIAAGMCDIALGSDTGGSIRNPSSHCGVEGFKPTYGLVSRQGLLDLSMSLDQIGPISSDVTGLTLALDTIAGYDPEECTTLNNELPNFTEIAVNTKDMELPLKGMKIAKVKEFTEVTDDKINEVVDKAIDKLVSLGAELVELNFDYIDICLPTYYLINYVEFFSATRKYDGREYASRIEETCGEEVLRRIEIGSYISQQEYSGKFYKKALQARSLIRNQINEMLEDVDLIVGPTVPKLPHKIGTKLEPMEMYAYDVLTVIANLAGIPAASIKAGEVEGIPVGLQLQAKPEDDEKIIQAISAFEL, encoded by the coding sequence ATGAATGTATTAGAAAAAGCTAATGCTATAAAAAACGGAGAATTAACAGCATTAGAAAATGTTAATAATTATATTAAAGTAATCGATGAGAAAAATCCATCAATTAATGCTTTTATAGAAATCAATAAAGAGAATGCTATAAACAAAGCTAAAGAAATTGATGAAAAAATATCTAATGGTGAAGAAGTAGGACAATTAGCAGGTATTGTTTTTGGTATAAAGGCAAACATAAATGTAGAGGATTACACAATCTCAGCTGCAAGTAAAACATTAGAGGATTATATAGGAAGTTATGATGCGACTGTTATTAAAAGGATTAAAGCTGAAGACGGAATTATTATTGGAATAAACAATATGGATGAGTTTGCAGCAGGAAGTTCTACAGAAACATCATACTATGGAGTATGTAACAATCCGGCAGCACCTGGAAGAATCACCGGTGGTTCATCTGGTGGAGGTGCAGCTTCAATTGCAGCAGGCATGTGTGATATTGCACTTGGTTCAGATACCGGAGGATCTATCAGAAACCCATCTTCACACTGTGGTGTTGAAGGATTTAAACCTACCTATGGTCTTGTATCTAGACAGGGTCTACTTGACTTATCAATGAGTCTTGACCAGATAGGACCTATTTCAAGTGATGTTACAGGACTCACCCTTGCACTTGACACAATTGCAGGATATGATCCAGAGGAATGTACAACCCTAAACAATGAATTACCAAACTTCACTGAAATAGCTGTAAACACCAAAGATATGGAACTTCCACTTAAAGGTATGAAAATAGCTAAGGTTAAGGAATTTACAGAGGTTACCGATGATAAAATCAATGAGGTAGTGGATAAGGCTATTGACAAACTTGTATCTCTAGGTGCAGAGCTTGTAGAATTAAACTTTGACTATATTGACATCTGTCTTCCAACCTATTACTTAATCAACTATGTTGAATTCTTCTCAGCTACAAGAAAATATGATGGAAGGGAATATGCTTCAAGAATTGAAGAAACCTGTGGTGAAGAGGTACTTAGAAGAATTGAAATCGGATCATATATCTCACAACAAGAATATAGTGGTAAATTCTATAAGAAGGCTTTACAAGCAAGGTCACTTATTAGAAACCAAATCAACGAAATGTTGGAAGATGTTGATTTAATAGTCGGTCCTACTGTTCCAAAGCTTCCACATAAAATTGGTACCAAGTTAGAACCAATGGAAATGTATGCATACGATGTTTTAACTGTAATAGCTAATCTTGCAGGTATTCCAGCAGCAAGTATTAAAGCTGGAGAGGTTGAGGGCATTCCTGTAGGTCTACAATTACAGGCTAAACCAGAAGATGATGAAAAAATAATTCAAGCAATCTCCGCTTTTGAATTATAA